A window of the Cystobacter fuscus genome harbors these coding sequences:
- a CDS encoding TROVE domain-containing protein has product MANLSLFQTTRGPAMPRPDALNEEGAPAFSFTPRHALAQYAATGCLNGTFYAAAEVQLDQLLALSGQVEPEFVARTALYCRHRGYMKDTPALLCAVLSVLGPELLPRVFPRVIDNGRMLRTFVQIMRSGLVARRSLGSLPKRLVREWLDARDEDTLFRDSVGQSPSLADIIRMVHPKPKTARREAFYGYLLGRPHAREALPELVAHYEDFKVRPSSREVPEVPFQLLTSLPLKTAAWVRIAQGASWQMTRMNLNTFARHGVFGESGMEKMIARRLADPAEVRRARVFPYQLLATWRAVGRQVPARVRDAVEEAMEVAIENVPRVDGRAYVCVDVSGSMQSPVTGHREGATTAVRCVDVAALLAAAMLRRNPGTQVVPFDHDVVPLTLHARDSIMTNAQRLAAVGGGGTSCSAPLAWLNARQAKGELVIFVSDNESWVDARAGAGTETLRQWELFRRRNPNARLMCIDLQPYRTTQAPEREDILNVGGFSDVVFELMSDFARGGLDARRWVESIESTGL; this is encoded by the coding sequence ATGGCGAACCTGTCCCTCTTCCAGACCACTCGCGGCCCGGCGATGCCCCGGCCCGATGCCCTCAACGAGGAGGGCGCTCCCGCCTTCAGCTTCACGCCCCGGCACGCGCTGGCCCAGTACGCGGCCACCGGTTGCCTCAACGGCACCTTCTACGCCGCGGCCGAGGTGCAGCTCGACCAGTTGCTCGCGCTGAGCGGCCAGGTGGAACCGGAGTTCGTGGCGCGCACGGCCCTCTACTGCCGCCACCGTGGCTACATGAAGGACACCCCGGCGCTGCTGTGCGCGGTGCTCTCGGTGCTCGGGCCCGAGCTGTTGCCCCGCGTCTTCCCGCGTGTCATCGACAACGGCCGCATGCTGCGCACCTTCGTGCAGATCATGCGCTCGGGGCTCGTGGCTCGCCGCTCGCTGGGTAGCCTCCCCAAGCGCCTGGTGCGCGAGTGGCTGGACGCGCGCGACGAGGACACGCTCTTTCGTGACTCGGTGGGCCAGTCCCCCTCGTTGGCGGACATCATCCGCATGGTGCACCCCAAGCCGAAGACGGCCCGGCGCGAGGCCTTCTATGGCTACCTGCTGGGCCGGCCCCACGCGCGCGAGGCGTTGCCGGAGCTGGTGGCCCACTACGAGGACTTCAAGGTCCGCCCCTCCTCGCGCGAGGTGCCGGAGGTGCCCTTCCAACTGCTCACCTCCCTGCCCCTGAAGACGGCGGCGTGGGTACGCATCGCCCAGGGGGCCTCCTGGCAGATGACGCGGATGAACCTCAACACCTTCGCCCGGCACGGCGTCTTTGGCGAGTCGGGCATGGAGAAGATGATCGCCCGGCGGCTGGCGGATCCAGCGGAGGTGCGGCGGGCACGGGTGTTCCCGTACCAGCTCCTGGCGACGTGGCGCGCGGTGGGGCGCCAGGTGCCCGCGCGGGTGCGCGATGCGGTGGAGGAAGCCATGGAGGTGGCCATCGAGAACGTGCCGCGCGTGGACGGCCGGGCCTATGTCTGCGTGGACGTCTCGGGCTCCATGCAGTCGCCGGTGACGGGTCATCGCGAGGGAGCGACGACGGCGGTGCGCTGCGTGGACGTGGCCGCGCTGCTGGCGGCGGCCATGCTGCGCCGCAATCCGGGCACGCAGGTGGTGCCCTTCGACCATGACGTGGTGCCGCTGACGCTCCACGCGCGCGACAGCATCATGACCAACGCCCAGCGGCTGGCGGCGGTGGGTGGTGGCGGGACGAGCTGCAGTGCGCCACTGGCGTGGCTGAACGCGCGCCAGGCGAAGGGAGAGCTGGTGATCTTCGTGTCGGACAACGAGTCGTGGGTGGACGCGCGAGCGGGGGCGGGGACGGAGACGCTGCGACAGTGGGAGCTCTTCCGGCGCCGCAACCCGAACGCACGGCTGATGTGCATCGATCTCCAGCCCTACCGGACGACCCAGGCTCCGGAGCGTGAGGACATCCTCAACGTGGGAGGTTTTTCGGATGTGGTGTTCGAGCTGATGTCGGACTTCGCCCGAGGCGGGTTGGACGCCCGTCGGTGGGTGGAGTCCATCGAGAGCACCGGGCTTTGA